One genomic window of Garra rufa chromosome 2, GarRuf1.0, whole genome shotgun sequence includes the following:
- the ret gene encoding proto-oncogene tyrosine-protein kinase receptor Ret — MGTTRGIVWGDIAVLLLLLSEGSLGLYFPQRVYTETIYVGQLQGSPVLQVHSMRESNTERPYFTLCSHRDIYTSWFHMDEATGVLSMNKTLEWSDFSSIRSSLVRPEKELNLKVGVSSVPMQKRMCEFLPKAEVKLTFINDTAPSCGQVELKTLCFPDKISKPHITENRMPGALRQLQRFTLMNICPNYTISYGVEAVSPAPFAVDGSTSELVVTAPVDREESEAYHLDLVCMIRTEDMLEKFFSSLHVNIYDEDDNPPYMNGTDTEDIKIEFNRSKGTVYGTLFVYDRDTTPVYPTDQIQNKLVGTLMTNDSWIKNTFTIEHKFREETAIFGNVRGTVHEYKLKLSQNLSVTEQRSFQVDYLVNDTTFPGPEGTVLLHFNVTILPVSIRFTNVTYFFTVSLKATTYSQIGSVCVDNCLKFQGIDVTYQLEIADRNISADAQSCYRAVGLAQNPNEKTGVLYVNDTEVLRRSQCQELQYVVIAEEQQSKFQAKTQLIVIFEGEDLTRLDEQRVLACAEKRQRGECEASRGLGAPTGRCQWRQSRDKGISPNYSTCSPDLRTCPDGYCDAIESKNISICPQDCSSQPIIGGYERDLYGIKAGHGTCYCFPEKCFCEKDELEEAICDDMCKTVIATGVLLSFIVSIVLSSYFIHRYHKSTPKPPIASAEMTFRRPAQSYPISYSANNVRRASLDSMENQVAIETFKIPEDPKWEFPRKNLVLGKTLGEGEFGKVVKATAFRLKGKAGYTTVAVKMLKENASHSELRDLLSEFTLLKQVNHPHVIKMYGACSQDGPLYLIVEYAKYGSLRNFLRESRKVGPSYMGNDANRNSSYLENPDERALTMGDLISFAWQISRGMQYLAEMKLVHRDLAARNVLVAEGRKMKISDFGLSRDVYEEDSYVKRSKGRIPVKWMAIESLFDHIYTTQSDVWSFGVLLWEIVTLGGNPYPGIAPERLFNLLKTGYRMEKPENCTDEIQEPDKRPTFSDISKELEKMMVKSRDYLDLAASTPADALLYDDSLSEEDTPLVDCSNAPLPRTLPSTWIENKLYGMSYPNWPEKSPVPLNRLDATNPVFTRYANDSVYANWMALHSPAKIVDTLDS; from the exons GTTCACTTGGACTGTATTTTCCACAAAGGGTGTACACAGAAACCATCTACGTGGGTCAGCTACAGGGATCACCGGTCCTTCAGGTCCATTCAATGCGGGAAAGCAATACAGAGAGGCCCTATTTCACCCTGTGCTCCCACAGAGACATTTACACATCATGGTTTCACATGGATGAGGCAACTGGGGTCCTTTCAATGAACAAAACCCTGGAGTGGAGCGACTTTAGTAGTATAC GCAGCAGCTTGGTCAGGCCTGAGAAGGAGCTCAACCTGAAGGTCGGAGTCTCTTCAGTGCCCATGCAGAAACGGATGTGCGAGTTCCTTCCCAAAGCGGAGGTCAAACTGACGTTTATTAATGACACAGCGCCCTCATGTGGTCAGGTCGAGCTGAAAACATTGTGTTTCCCTGACAAGATTTCAAAACCCCACATCACAGAGAACCGTATGCCAGGGGCCCTGCGGCAGCTCCAGCGCTTTACACTTATGAACATTTGTCCCAACTACACCATCAGTTACGGAGTGGAAGCAG TCTCTCCAGCTCCATTTGCTGTTGACGGCTCCACTTCAGAACTGGTGGTCACGGCACCTGTGGACCGTGAGGAGAGTGAAGCATACCATCTGGATTTAGTGTGTATGATACGGACTGAAGATATGCTGGAGAAATTCTTCAGTTCTCTGCACGTGAACATCTATGATGAGGATGATAATCCTCCATATATGAATGGGACTGACACTGAGGACATCAAAATAGAGTTTAACCGCAGTAAG gGAACTGTCTATGGAACTCTGTTTGTGTACGACAGGGACACAACGCCTGTTTATCCCACAGACCAAATTCAAAATAAATTAGTGGGCACCTTAATGACCAATGACTCCTGGATCAAAAACACTTTTACTATTGAACACAAATTTAGAGAAGAAACAGCCATCTTTGGAAACGTCCGCGGGACAGTTCATGAATACA AGTTGAAACTCAGTCAGAATCTGTCTGTGACAGAGCAGCGTTCATTTCAGGTGGACTACCTGGTCAATGACACCACTTTCCCCGGCCCGGAGGGAACAGTGCTGTTACATTTCAATGTGACTATCCTGCCGGTTTCTATCCGCTTTACCAATGTCACCTACTTCTTCACTGTGTCGCTGAAAGCAACAACATACTCCCAg ATTGGAAGTGTCTGCGTGGACAACTGTCTGAAGTTTCAAGGCATTGACGTCACGTATCAATTAGAGATCGCAGACAGGAACATCTCTGCTGATGCTCAGTCATGTTATAGGGCAGTTGGCCTTGCACAGAACCCGAATGAGAAGACAGGTGTGCTCTATGTGAACGACACTGAGGTGTTACGCAGATCACAGTGCCAAGAGCTGCAGTATGTAGTTATTGCAGAGGAGCAGCAGAGCAAGTTTCAGGCCAAGACGCAGCTCATCGTTATTTTTGAGGGTGAAG ATCTCACAAGGCTGGATGAGCAGCGGGTTTTGGCTTGTGCAGAAAAGAGACAGCGAGGGGAGTGTGAGGCGTCTCGAGGCCTGGGAGCCCCAACAGGCAGATGCCAGTGGAGACAAAGCAGAGATAAAG GAATATCGCCAAATTACTCCACCTGTTCCCCTGACCTGCGCACGTGTCCAGATGGTTACTGTGATGCCATTGAGAGTAAAAACATTTCCATATGTCCTCAAGACTGCTCCA GTCAGCCCATAATCGGGGGTTACGAGAGGGACCTGTATGGAATCAAAGCTGGACATGGGACCTGCTACTGTTTTCCAGAAAAGTGCTTTTGTGAAAAGGATGAATTAGAAG aggcTATTTGTGATGACATGTGTAAGACCGTCATTGCAACTGGTGTCCTCctctccttcattgtctccattGTCCTGTCCTCGTACTTCATCCACCGTTATCACAAGAGCACACCTAAGCCTCCCATCGCCTCAGCTGAAATGACCTTCCGCCGACCAGCCCAATCCTACCCAATCAGTTACTCGGCCAACAATGTTCGTCGAGCTTCTCTAGATTCCATGGAGAATCAGGTGGCCATTGAAACCTTCAAAATACCT GAAGATCCAAAGTGGGAGTTCCCACGAAAGAACCTAGTGCTGGGTAAGACTCTTGGAGAAGGAGAGTTTGGGAAGGTTGTGAAGGCCACGGCTTTCCGGCTCAAAGGAAAAGCTGGATACACTACAGTTGCTGTAAAGATGTTAAAAG AAAATGCATCTCACAGTGAGCTTCGAGACCTCCTGTCAGAGTTCACATTGCTCAAGCAggttaatcaccctcatgtcataaAAATGTACGGAGCTTGCAGCCAAGATG GTCCATTATACTTAATCGTTGAATACGCCAAGTACGGCTCACTGCGGAACTTCCTGAGAGAGAGCCGGAAAGTTGGACCCAGCTACATGGGGAATGATGCCAACCGCAACTCCAGCTACTTGGAAAACCCAGATGAAAGAGCTCTGACCATGGGCGACCTCATCTCCTTTGCATGGCAGATCTCCAGAGGAATGCAATACCTGGCTGAAATGAAG CTTGTTCACAGAGACCTGGCTGCTAGGAATGTGCTGGTGGCAGAAGGAAGAAAGATGAAAATATCTGACTTTGGTTTATCTCGAGATGTTTATGAGGAAGATTCATATGTGAAGAGGAGCAAG GGTCGTATTCCTGTTAAATGGATGGCTATAGAATCTTTGTTCGATCACATCTACACTACACAAAGTGATGT CTGGTCTTTTGGCGTCCTCTTATGGGAGATTGTGACTCTGGGTGGAAACCCTTACCCAGGCATTGCTCCAGAACGGCTTTTCAACCTTCTGAAGACGGGTTACAGAATGGAGAAACCAGAGAACTGCACGGATGAAAT ACAAGAGCCAGATAAGCGTCCCACTTTCTCAGACATCAGCAAAGAACTTGAGAAGATGATGGTGAAAAGCCGA GACTATCTGGATCTCGCGGCCTCCACGCCGGCAGACGCGCTGCTGTATGACGACTCCCTCTCTGAAGAGGACACACCCTTAGTGGACTGTAGTAACGCCCCTCTCCCTCGAACCCTCCCCTCCACTTGGATTGAAAACAAGCTCTATG GCATGTCATACCCGAACTGGCCAGAGAAGAGCCCGGTACCGCTCAACAGACTTGATGCCACTAACCCTGTCTTTACAAGATATGCCAATGATAGTGTTTATGCAAACTGGATGGCTTTGCATTCTCCCGCAAAAATTGTGGACACGCTCGATAGTTAA